One window of the Zea mays cultivar B73 chromosome 3, Zm-B73-REFERENCE-NAM-5.0, whole genome shotgun sequence genome contains the following:
- the LOC103651969 gene encoding gibberellin 2-beta-dioxygenase 2, protein MVAPSAAAGRDMAPESLPLGIIPTVDMSAPSGRGELARRLVRACAERGFFKAVNHGVPPRVSARLDAATSAFFARPAPVKQAAGPPDPLGYGSRNIGANGDVGELEYLILHAQPAAVARKAMVIDAEDPSRFSVAVNEYVDAVRRLACRVLDLLGEGLGLGDPTSLSRFVSAVVDSDSVLRINHYPTSSAAADVSAKGIGFGEHTDPQILSLLRANDVDGLQVLLPDARGGSGGDQWVQVPADPSAFFINVGDALQALTNGRLVSIRHRVMASTTRPRLSTIYFAAPPLDARIAALPETVVAGAARRYRTFTWAEYKKAMYALRLSHNRLDLFHADASSGGSGDKKHDI, encoded by the exons ATGGTAGCGCCGTCGGCGGCGGCAGGCCGGGACATGGCGCCGGAGTCTCTCCCGCTCGGCATTATCCCGACGGTGGACATGTCGGCGCCGTCGGGGCGCGGCGAGCTGGCGCGCCGGCTGGTGCGCGCCTGCGCGGAGCGCGGCTTCTTCAAGGCCGTCAACCACGGCGTGCCGCCGCGGGTGTCCGCCCGGCTGGACGCCGCCACGTCGGCGTTCTTCGCGCGCCCCGCTCCGGTGAAGCAGGCGGCCGGGCCGCCGGACCCGCTGGGGTATGGCAGCCGGAACATTGGTGCCAACGGCGACGTCGGCGAGCTGGAGTACCTCATCCTGCACGCCCAACCCGCAGCAGTGGCGCGCAAGGCCATGGTCATCGACGCGGAGGACCCTTCGCGGTTCAG TGTAGCAGTGAACGAGTACGTGGACGCAGTGCGGCGTCTCGCGTGCCGGGTCCTGGACctcctcggcgagggcctcggcctcGGGGACCCGACGTCCTTGAGCCGCTTCGTCTCGGCCGTCGTCGACAGCGACTCCGTCCTCAGGATCAACCACTACCCCACGTCCAGCGCGGCGGCGGATGTGTCTGCCAAGGGCATCGGGTTCGGCGAGCACACCGACCCGCAGATCCTCAGCCTGCTCCGCGCCAACGACGTGGACGGCCTGCAGGTGCTGCTGCCCGACGCccgcggcggcagcggcggcgaccaGTGGGTCCAGGTGCCGGCTGACCCGTCCGCCTTCTTCATCAACGTCGGTGACGCCCTTCAG GCCCTGACAAACGGGCGGTTGGTGAGCATCCGGCACAGGGTGATGGCCAGCACCACCCGGCCGCGGCTGTCCACCATCTACTTCGCCGCGCCGCCGCTCGACGCCCGCATCGCAGCGCTCCCGGAGACGGTGGTTGCCGGCGCGGCGCGGCGGTACAGGACCTTCACATGGGCGGAGTACAAGAAGGCCATGTACGCGCTCCGCCTCAGCCACAACCGTCTTGATCTCTTCCACGCAGACGCATCCTCCGGCGGCAGCGGCGATAAAAAGCATGATATATAG